Proteins found in one Megalobrama amblycephala isolate DHTTF-2021 linkage group LG5, ASM1881202v1, whole genome shotgun sequence genomic segment:
- the ccdc6a gene encoding coiled-coil domain-containing protein 6a translates to MADSASESDTDGAGSSSSSATPQSSCTSAAASNTTTTTTNTATKAQGVVISQSRLEELTNRLASLQQENKVLKIELETFKLKCKALQEENRDLRKASVTIQARAEQEEEFISNTLFKKIQALQKEKETLAVNYEKEEEFLTNDLSRKLMQLQHEKAELEQHLEQEQEFQVNKLMKKIKKLENDTISKQLTLEQLRREKIDLENTLEQEQEALVNRLWKRMDKLEAEKRILQEKLDQPVSAPPSPREVSMEIDSPENMMRHIRFLKSEVERLKRSLRTTELQHTEKRAQYIEEERQMREENIRLQRKLQREMERREALCRQLSESESSLEMDDERYFNEMSAQGLRARTVSSPIPYTPSPSSSRPISPGLSYASHTVGFTPPATLSRAPLPHYTSPGLHIHPGPSHAVQRPSPRRSTSPDKFKRPTPPPSPNTHSGAQHPPPPPPPAQPMVQSSSSHSVTSQNPPSQP, encoded by the exons ATGGCGGACAGCGCGAGCGAGAGCGACACGGACGGTGCGGGCAGCAGCAGTAGCTCTGCCACCCCGCAGTCCTCCTGCACCTCGGCGGCCGCCTCCAACACCACTACGACCACAACGAACACCGCCACCAAAGCACAGGGCGTCGTGATCTCGCAGTCCCGACTGGAGGAGCTCACAAACCGACTCGCGTCGCTGCAGCAGGAGAACAAAGTGCTGAAGATCGAGCTCGAGACGTTCAAGCTGAAGTGCAAAGCGCTGCAGGAGGAGAACCGCGACCTGCGCAAAGCTAGCGTCACCATC CAAGCGCGGGCAGAACAAGAGGAGGAGTTCATCTCCAACACTTTATTTAAGAAGATTCAGGCTCTGCAAAAGGAGAAGGAGACTCTCGCCGTCAACTATGAGAAAGAAGAGGAGTTCCTCACCAATGACTTGTCCAGGAAGCTCATGCAG CTTCAGCATGAAAAAGCAGAATTGGAGCAGCATTTAGAGCAGGAGCAGGAGTTCCAGGTCAATAAACTGATGAAGAAGATCAAAAAACTGGAGAACGACACCATCTCCAAACAGCTCACTCTAGAGCAG CTCCGGCGTGAGAAGATTGATCTGGAAAACACTCTGGAACAGGAGCAGGAGGCACTGGTCAACCGGCTTTGGAAGCGCATGGACAAACTTGAGGCAGAGAAAAG GATTCTGCAGGAGAAGCTTGACCAGCCAGTGTCAGCCCCGCCTTCTCCACGTGAAGTTTCCATGGAGATTGATTCTCCCGAGAACATGATGCGGCATATCCGCTTCCTGAAGAGTGAAGTGGAGAGGCTGAAGCGCAGTCTCCGCACTACAGAACTACAGC ACACAGAGAAGCGGGCTCAGTATATTGAGGAGGAAAGGCAGATGAGGGAAGAAAACATCCGTCTTCAGAGGAAACTccagagagagatggagagaagaGAGGCACTGTGTAGACAACTGTCAGAGAGCGAGAGCAGCCTTGAGATGGATGATGAGAG ataTTTTAATGAGATGTCTGCTCAGGGACTGAGAGCTCGTACGGTGTCAAGCCCAATCCCCTACACCCCCTCTCCCTCCTCCAGCCGCCCCATCTCCCCTG GTTTGTCGTATGCTAGTCACACGGTTGGTTTCACCCCTCCAGCCACACTGAGCCGAGCACCACTCCCCCACTACACATCTCCCGGGCTACACATCCACCCAGGACCCTCACACGCTGTACAG AGGCCATCCCCAAGGAGAAGCACCAGCCCAGATAAGTTCAAGCGTCCAACGCCGCCTCCCTCCCCGAACACACACTCTGGAGCACAGCACCCTCCTCCTCCCCCACCACCTGCACAGCCAATGGTTCAATCCAGCTCCTCCCACTCTGTGACATCACAGAATCCCCCATCTCAGCCTTAA
- the slc16a9a gene encoding monocarboxylate transporter 9a has protein sequence MGAVKGEGALDGGWGWMIVLASFMAQFLSLGSPQSVGVLYPEWLSAFQEGKGMTAWVGSMVSGVALITSPVCSACVDNFGARPVTVFSGVMVAGGLMLSAFAPSVSFLIFSYGIVVGMGCGLVYAATLTITCQYFDKRRGLALGIVTTGTSVGGFTYATLQNELIELFGLEGCLLIVGALALNLMACAGPMRPMNLPGYYLKQRAALQRTEEPEPLYTKPTAIIIDSGSDLKTTPGSANNIAAIKLLITKESTELQESEGERNGRILSCSIVARAIKKCMRPYRRYMSETIELLQDRVFMAFCIAIFLFSLGAFPPVLFMEDVAQSEGLIDGIALIPLVSIVAMTTGIGKLVLGVLADMRWVNSLYLYALTLTGTGLTLLLIPVSKSYLALQVLSAMVGFFSGNWSLTSYITTKIVGMERLSHAHGILMCFGGFGITLGPPVVGWFFDWTQSYDLAFYISGTCVLVSGLFLFLATLTCWNRTMEEGDSPPEEDINTLQQKHTLDCDKVASVA, from the exons ATGGGTGCTGTAAAGGGTGAGGGTGCATTGGATGGTGGATGGGGATGGATGATTGTGTTGGCCTCCTTCATGGCCCAGTTCCTGTCGTTAGGATCCCCCCAGTCTGTTGGGGTGTTGTACCCCGAGTGGCTCAGTGCCTTCCAGGAAGGAAAGGGCATGACGGCTTGGGTCGGATCCATGGTGTCTGGTGTGGCACTCATCACCA GCCCGGTGTGCAGTGCCTGTGTGGATAATTTCGGTGCACGGCCAGTTACTGTCTTCAGCGGTGTGATGGTGGCCGGCGGTCTGATGCTGAGCGCTTTTGCTCCGAGTGTCTCTTTTCTCATCTTCTCCTACGGCATTGTTGTCG gCATGGGCTGCGGACTTGTCTATGCTGCCACATTGACCATAACCTGCCAATACTTTGACAAGAGGCGTGGCCTAGCACTGGGCATTGTTACCACAG GTACAAGTGTGGGTGGGTTCACTTACGCCACACTCCAGAATGAGCTCATTGAGTTGTTTGGATTGGAGGGCTGCCTGCTTATCGTTGGAGCGCTGGCGCTCAACCTGATGGCATGTGCTGGGCCAATGCGACCTATGAACTTACCTGGTTACTACCTAAAGCAGAGAGCTGCTCTACAGCGTACAGAGGAACCAGAACCACTCTACACCAAACCAACTGCCATTATCATTGACTCTGGCTCAGATCTCAAAACCACACCCGGCTCGGCCAATAACATAGCCGCCATTAAGCTGTTGATCACCAAGGAATCCACAGAGCTGCAAGAGAGTGAAGGGGAAAGAAATGGCAGGATATTGTCCTGTTCAATAGTAGCACGAGCCATTAAGAAGTGTATGCGTCCCTATAGACGGTACATGAGCGAGACTATAGAGCTCCTACAGGACCGTGTCTTCATGGCTTTCTGCATTGCCATTTTTTTGTTCAGCTTAGGGGCATTCCCACCTGTTCTCTTCATGGAGGACGTAGCCCAGAGCGAGGGGCTTATCGATGGGATTGCACTAATACCCCTCGTCTCAATCGTTGCAATGACAACTGGCATTGGTAAGCTGGTCCTGGGTGTGCTGGCAGACATGCGATGGGTAAACAGCCTGTACCTGTATGCCCTGACGCTGACAGGCACAGGTTTGACTCTGCTGCTCATCCCAGTGTCTAAGAGCTACCTGGCTCTGCAAGTTTTGTCGGCCATGGTTGGATTTTTCTCAGGGAATTGGTCTCTCACGTCCTACATCACTACCAAGATAGTGGGCATGGAACGACTCAGTCATGCTCACGGCATTCTCATGTGCTTCGGAGGGTTTGGAATCACGCTTGGGCCACCTGTTGTAG GTTGGTTCTTCGACTGGACTCAGTCATATGACCTGGCGTTCTACATCAGTGGCACTTGTGTTTTAGTGTCTGGTTTGTTTCTGTTCTTGGCCACCCTGACTTGCTGGAACAGGACGATGGAGGAAGGAGATTCTCCTCCAGAAGAAGACATCAACACTTTGCAGCAAAAGCACACTCTTGATTGTGACAAAGTAGCCTCTGTGGCATGA